In Chroicocephalus ridibundus chromosome 21, bChrRid1.1, whole genome shotgun sequence, the sequence cccagcatctccggggcctcctccggccccgctcccacagctccgtgtctctcctgtgccgaggccccggagctggaggcagcgctgcagggggtctcccccgaggggagcagaggggcagaatcccccccctcgcccccctgcccacgctgctggggatgcagcccaggctggggggggttctgtgctgccagcgcacgttgctggggcgtgttgagcttctgatccatcaacacccccaagtccttctctcagggctgctcctcagccattctctgcccagcctgggttTGCACTCGGGGTTGCCCCATGAGCTCTTTCAGTTGTAAACTAATTTTAAGGGGCGCCTGTTACCTGCTGAGGGATAACGGGGAGCTTTGTCCAGAAGGAAGCCTTGTCTggtcagaagaggagaaaaaaactgGGGGTACGGAGGTTGGGTATGGCATGGCTGCTCAAGCACGTGGGATGTGCTGCAAGGAAGAAGGTGAACAGAAGTTACCCAGAACTCACTCTACCTTCATTTTCCAGTTAGTGTtccctgttcttaaaaaaaacaccccaacaaacaACTGTCACCAACCTGAATGCCCCAGGGAAGAGTGTGTGCAAGTATCGCTGCAGAGCCTCCTCCGTGCTCTCGCAGGCGTGGAGGGGCGAAGCGGGCGGCTTTCCTGCGCAGCTGCTGCAATGACAACCAATTTTTCCAGGGAATGTGACTGAAATCGTCAGTGACAGGCGCTTTTTAGCTCTTTGGCTATAAAATTAGTGTGTAACTGACTAGatcagtagacttttttttttcccccccctctccgtTCAGCCGACACTCCCAATAGGATTGTGAATGACTCTGGGAAGAGGCCGTTGCTGTTGAGAGTGCCGGAGTTCGGCAGGGAAAGGTGCGGTTCAAACGTTACCTGATGTGACTTTCTTTGCCAACTCCCCGCAGCACAACAGACTGAGCGAAGCAGCCGCTGACCTTCCGCTCCCTGCAGGGAGACAGAAGCTTCCAGGGCACGGCCTGCGGGTGGGCACACAAAGCATCAGGGAGCGAGCAGCCAGGtcgggcagggaagggaagagacgCCCAGGCAGCCACAACCTGCGAGTCAGAGAGAGCCGGGGGACGAGTCACCGCCTAGAAGACGCCTCCCGCGTCCCGTTAtctgtgcctggcgggacgcggAGTGGAACAGCAGCTCTCGCCTGCGGCAGCGGCTCCGGTGGAGCTGGGAGGATTCGGGACGGCcgttccctctgctcccaccttTCTCCCGGAGAAGGTGAGAGTTTCGGCCAGGTGCATCATGGAGCCCTGGGAGGAGCAGAGCCGGTAAGGAGCAGTGAGGGTATCCAGCGCCGCCGCCAAAACTGCGCTGCTGTGATAGTCGAGTGATGCCTGCGGAGAGAGACAAAGGGAGGCGTTAAATTCTTCTGCTCCTTAAACGCTTCTTGTATGTTTAACTTAAAAGCACAATTTACGTTATGCTTATACAGGTTGTGTTTAATGTTTTATCATTATTTAACGATACTTTAAACGTGTATCTAAGTTATTTCAGGTTTTGGCTAAGCAAGTCAGCTGTTTGCTAACAGGGTGCCAGGTTTCTTGTCAGCAGCTGCTTCGCGCTCAGGCAAGGCTGGAGTTACAACCTCTGCACGGGACGAATAACGCGGTAAAGCACTTTTTTCAGGGCCCAAACTGAACGCAGTACACCAACGGAATGGCTGCGCAAAAGGAAACGTggtaaatgttttttaaagtacgAAAAAATTATGGGAATGAAAAGCTGATGGAGAAGTCTCCACTAACggtgaaaaagcaggaagaaaaccttttttcttctaagCAGAACACCATCATGAAAAACAGATTGCTGAAAATacacagctgcagaaaacactTTTAGAGAGTGGTAAATCTGAGAAAGCTGAAAGGCAGCCACGGTCGGTGTTTCCCGGTGAACAGTACGTACATCACAGTCCACGTAGGGAAACGCAACAGGGGGCTGGGGCTTGATTCCCAGACTCCCCCTGAGCGACATGGGGCAAAAGAGCGAGCTGTGGCTGGAGAGACGGGCGATTCCCAGGGCTGTGTTCATCAGCCTGTAAATGTTCTTCCGAGAATCCTGGGGGGAAAAGAATCCAGCCGTTAGAATCTCAAAGATGCAAACGAGTAACGGCCTCTTCGAGACTGGGCACAAACGCGTCACCACTTCTTGGTTTTCCCCGTTGTTTACTTACTCCCGCGTTACTCGAGACCGGGGTCAAGCCCCAGGTCAGGATTCCTTTTCCTGAATACTCATCACAGAGCAGTTCCGTCACCTTGGCACCAACTCCTGAGAACCCATTGTGCAGGTCGCAGAGGACTTGAAACCCCTGCGTAAAATGACGGCAGCATCTGAGCTCCTACTGAATCTTGAACagaaaaaattttgaaagaaagaggagTTTGGACAACGCTGTCAAACCTGCAGATAATCACACTCTTCAACATAAAAGTGCAACCGATCTTCCAGCTCCTCTACGCAGCCAGGATCCTGCAGGAGACTTTCACCTTGTCCAAAGGCTTCTAGACAACCACAGTCcctaagaaaaaaagagggaagggggggaagctTATTTTATCCCTTCGTAATTCTTCCTTGAAGGCAAAGCTAAGATCCTGTCCTGGAGAACAGATTCTGAGCCGAACCTCCAGGCCATACCCATCGTGCATGTACTGACGGATGACGTAGACGCTCTTGGGATGCAAGCGCACGTTGAGGTAATCGGACC encodes:
- the MSTO1 gene encoding protein misato homolog 1 isoform X4 encodes the protein MAGEAVTLQLGQYAGCAGAHWWGLQVSAPRSPAELRVSTLLRTEREPPTPRLVALELKGGVGELMAGGAGTEAAVAWNGKVAAYLGNGSAPPDAGSRGEDASRDGKGSSSSAVQGASPAPSRLAVSQEVPSGGSVRLWSDYLNVRLHPKSVYVIRQYMHDGDCGCLEAFGQGESLLQDPGCVEELEDRLHFYVEECDYLQGFQVLCDLHNGFSGVGAKVTELLCDEYSGKGILTWGLTPVSSNAGDSRKNIYRLMNTALGIARLSSHSSLFCPMSLRGSLGIKPQPPVAFPYVDCDASLDYHSSAVLAAALDTLTAPYRLCSSQGSMMHLAETLTFSGRKVVAAWASLPFPARPGCSLPDALCAHPQAVPWKLLSPCRERKVSGCFAQSVVLRGVGKESHISSCAGKPPASPLHACESTEEALQRYLHTLFPGAFSTSHVLEQPCHTQPPYPQFFSPLLTRQGFLLDKAPRYPSAAVDSIPVLAALQAAPVVRTLLRGLYKDVQKLNARRWASFFSAGVEQDDFQEALEELQTLAQAYETGFEADESEDEADSD
- the MSTO1 gene encoding protein misato homolog 1 isoform X2 — translated: MAGEAVTLQLGQYAGCAGAHWWGLQVSAPRSPAELRVSTLLRTEREPPTPRLVALELKGGVGELMAGGAGTEAAVAWNGKVAAYLGNGSAPPDAGSRGVSTAGASRAPLGFPSPGLECPTWEGGGEASPDGRTRAFSSGRRFPGWKGKFQFRGSRRFPRAAACGSGPITSTCACIPRASTSSVSTCTMGMAWRDCGCLEAFGQGESLLQDPGCVEELEDRLHFYVEECDYLQGFQVLCDLHNGFSGVGAKVTELLCDEYSGKGILTWGLTPVSSNAGDSRKNIYRLMNTALGIARLSSHSSLFCPMSLRGSLGIKPQPPVAFPYVDCDASLDYHSSAVLAAALDTLTAPYRLCSSQGSMMHLAETLTFSGRKVVAAWASLPFPARPGCSLPDALCAHPQAVPWKLLSPCRERKVSGCFAQSVVLRGVGKESHISSCAGKPPASPLHACESTEEALQRYLHTLFPGAFSTSHVLEQPCHTQPPYPQFFSPLLTRQGFLLDKAPRYPSAAVDSIPVLAALQAAPVVRTLLRGLYKDVQKLNARRWASFFSAGVEQDDFQEALEELQTLAQAYETGFEADESEDEADSD
- the MSTO1 gene encoding protein misato homolog 1 isoform X5; translation: MAGEAVTLQLGQYAGCAGAHWWGLQVSAPRSPAELRVSTLLRTEREPPTPRLVALELKGGVGELMAGGAGTEAAVAWRFPRAAACGSGPITSTCACIPRASTSSVSTCTMGMAWRDCGCLEAFGQGESLLQDPGCVEELEDRLHFYVEECDYLQGFQVLCDLHNGFSGVGAKVTELLCDEYSGKGILTWGLTPVSSNAGDSRKNIYRLMNTALGIARLSSHSSLFCPMSLRGSLGIKPQPPVAFPYVDCDASLDYHSSAVLAAALDTLTAPYRLCSSQGSMMHLAETLTFSGRKAVTRPPALSDSQVVAAWASLPFPARPGCSLPDALCAHPQAVPWKLLSPCRERKVSGCFAQSVVLRGVGKESHISSCAGKPPASPLHACESTEEALQRYLHTLFPGAFSTSHVLEQPCHTQPPYPQFFSPLLTRQGFLLDKAPRYPSAAVDSIPVLAALQAAPVVRTLLRGLYKDVQKLNARRWASFFSAGVEQDDFQEALEELQTLAQAYETGFEADESEDEADSD
- the MSTO1 gene encoding protein misato homolog 1 isoform X3, producing MAGEAVTLQLGQYAGCAGAHWWGLQVSAPRSPAELRVSTLLRTEREPPTPRLVALELKGGVGELMAGGAGTEAAVAWNGKVAAYLGNGSAPPDAGSRGEDASRDGKGSSSSAVQGASPAPSRLAVSQEVPSGGSVRLWSDYLNVRLHPKSVYVIRQYMHDGDCGCLEAFGQGESLLQDPGCVEELEDRLHFYVEECDYLQGFQVLCDLHNGFSGVGAKVTELLCDEYSGKGILTWGLTPVSSNAGDSRKNIYRLMNTALGIARLSSHSSLFCPMSLRGSLGIKPQPPVAFPYVDCDASLDYHSSAVLAAALDTLTAPYRLCSSQGSMMHLAETLTFSGRKAVTRPPALSDSQVVAAWASLPFPARPGCSLPDALCAHPQAVPWKLLSPCRERKVSGCFAQSVVLRGVGKESHISSCAGKPPASPLHACESTEEALQRYLHTLFPGAFSTSHVLEQPCHTQPPYPQFFSPLLTRQGFLLDKAPRYPSAAVDSIPVLAALQAAPVVRTLLRGLYKDVQKLNARRWASFFSAGVEQDDFQEALEELQTLAQAYETGFEADESEDEADSD
- the MSTO1 gene encoding protein misato homolog 1 isoform X1, with amino-acid sequence MAGEAVTLQLGQYAGCAGAHWWGLQVSAPRSPAELRVSTLLRTEREPPTPRLVALELKGGVGELMAGGAGTEAAVAWNGKVAAYLGNGSAPPDAGSRGVSTAGASRAPLGFPSPGLECPTWEGGGEASPDGRTRAFSSGRRFPGWKGKFQFRGSRRFPRAAACGSGPITSTCACIPRASTSSVSTCTMGMAWRDCGCLEAFGQGESLLQDPGCVEELEDRLHFYVEECDYLQGFQVLCDLHNGFSGVGAKVTELLCDEYSGKGILTWGLTPVSSNAGDSRKNIYRLMNTALGIARLSSHSSLFCPMSLRGSLGIKPQPPVAFPYVDCDASLDYHSSAVLAAALDTLTAPYRLCSSQGSMMHLAETLTFSGRKAVTRPPALSDSQVVAAWASLPFPARPGCSLPDALCAHPQAVPWKLLSPCRERKVSGCFAQSVVLRGVGKESHISSCAGKPPASPLHACESTEEALQRYLHTLFPGAFSTSHVLEQPCHTQPPYPQFFSPLLTRQGFLLDKAPRYPSAAVDSIPVLAALQAAPVVRTLLRGLYKDVQKLNARRWASFFSAGVEQDDFQEALEELQTLAQAYETGFEADESEDEADSD
- the MSTO1 gene encoding protein misato homolog 1 isoform X6, producing the protein MALHRRTPGAGGKTLPGMEREVPVPRFKVHLLLLHDLLFPRRFPRAAACGSGPITSTCACIPRASTSSVSTCTMGMAWRDCGCLEAFGQGESLLQDPGCVEELEDRLHFYVEECDYLQGFQVLCDLHNGFSGVGAKVTELLCDEYSGKGILTWGLTPVSSNAGDSRKNIYRLMNTALGIARLSSHSSLFCPMSLRGSLGIKPQPPVAFPYVDCDASLDYHSSAVLAAALDTLTAPYRLCSSQGSMMHLAETLTFSGRKAVTRPPALSDSQVVAAWASLPFPARPGCSLPDALCAHPQAVPWKLLSPCRERKVSGCFAQSVVLRGVGKESHISSCAGKPPASPLHACESTEEALQRYLHTLFPGAFSTSHVLEQPCHTQPPYPQFFSPLLTRQGFLLDKAPRYPSAAVDSIPVLAALQAAPVVRTLLRGLYKDVQKLNARRWASFFSAGVEQDDFQEALEELQTLAQAYETGFEADESEDEADSD
- the MSTO1 gene encoding protein misato homolog 1 isoform X7, with the protein product MALHRRTPGAGGKTLPGMEREVPVPRFKEVPSGGSVRLWSDYLNVRLHPKSVYVIRQYMHDGDCGCLEAFGQGESLLQDPGCVEELEDRLHFYVEECDYLQGFQVLCDLHNGFSGVGAKVTELLCDEYSGKGILTWGLTPVSSNAGDSRKNIYRLMNTALGIARLSSHSSLFCPMSLRGSLGIKPQPPVAFPYVDCDASLDYHSSAVLAAALDTLTAPYRLCSSQGSMMHLAETLTFSGRKAVTRPPALSDSQVVAAWASLPFPARPGCSLPDALCAHPQAVPWKLLSPCRERKVSGCFAQSVVLRGVGKESHISSCAGKPPASPLHACESTEEALQRYLHTLFPGAFSTSHVLEQPCHTQPPYPQFFSPLLTRQGFLLDKAPRYPSAAVDSIPVLAALQAAPVVRTLLRGLYKDVQKLNARRWASFFSAGVEQDDFQEALEELQTLAQAYETGFEADESEDEADSD